In one window of Porites lutea chromosome 8, jaPorLute2.1, whole genome shotgun sequence DNA:
- the LOC140946428 gene encoding uncharacterized protein isoform X1 — protein sequence MCNAHVCNQHEWADGHCDHKPITEENHQLPWFDRRSKEFEALQKIILDPDLLESFKYYTRFRKKVYKARKQLAAIDCNYHLDIPEQEDVLGEVAVTRKYNQRTKSWNVKIVKQAKDYGYIWMLLAKVFLLRVEDNENMQRAVPMEADDPRRIAPSIAVVPPPPSRELFIQPSSRFKKN from the exons ATGTGCAATGCCCATGTGTGCAATCAACATGAGTGGGCTGATGGCCATTGTGACCACAAGCCAATCACTGAGGAAAACCACCAGCTTCCATGGTTTGACAGGAGATCCAAAGAGTTTGAGGCACTGCAAAAAATTATCCTGGATCCTGACCTTCTTGAAAGTTTCAAGTACTACACCAGATTCAG GAAGAAAGTCTACAAAGCAAGAAAACAACTAGCTGCCATTGACTGCAACTATCACCTCGATATTCCTGAACAAGAAGATGTGCTAGGTGAGGTTGCTGTGACCCGGAAGTACAACCAAAGAACAAAGAGTTGGAATGTGAAAATTGTAAAGCAGGCCAAAGACTATGGTTATATTTGGATGCTTCTGGCTAAAGTGTTTCTTCTACGTGTGGAGGATAATGAAAATATGCAGAGGGCGGTCCCAATGGAAGCTGATGACCCAAGGAGGATAGCCCCTTCAATTGCTGTGGTGCCACCCCCACCTTCACGCGAGCTCTTTATTCAGCCCAGCAGCAGGTTTAAGAAAAACTAG
- the LOC140946871 gene encoding uncharacterized protein, whose translation MTELNDKSFQLVYVGAENDTEAKQIATVVQQNGVSKRQLDICPSPKTEADWKNRLLQVDLAIMPSGEKEFGMEALVALSAGLPLLVHGESGFGESLKNITWGRSAVVDSDNAKDWASKIKNIRETDRKTRLEQAALLRSSYDEKYSWQNQCRSLIVLMFMLFSDTQILAKDESSLRSKETGLHGISSRRTLGSSSVADQAKKARWDHVSVAS comes from the exons ATGACAGAATTAAATGACAAATCCTTTCAACTAGTTTATGTTGGTGCAGAGAATGACACAGAGGCAAAGCAAATTGCCACCGTAGTTCAACAGAATGGTGTTTCTAAAAGGCAGCTGGATATATGTCCTTCTCCAAAAACTGAAGCTGATTGGAAAAATCGCTTGCTGCAGGTGGACCTTGCCATCATGCCATCAGGTGAAAAGGAGTTTGGTATGGAAGCACTGGTTGCTTTATCTGCTGGTCTACCCCTCCTTGTCCATGGGGAATCAGGGTTTGGAGAGTCTCTGAAGAACATTACATGGGGCAGATCAGCTGTTGTGGATTCCGATAATGCAAAAGATTGGGCTTCAAAAATCAAGAACATAAGAGAAACAGACAGAAAGACGAGGCTTGAGCAAGCTGCATTGTTGCGTTCCAGTTACGATGAGAAGTACAGTTGGCAGAACCAATGTAGAAGTCTGATTGTATTGATGTTTATGCTGTTTTCAG ACACTCAGATTTTGGCAAAAGATGAGTCCAGCTTGCGTTCCAAGGAAACAGGCCTCCATGGCATCAGCAGTAGACGAACTTTAGGCAGCTCATCAGTTGCTGATCAAG CTAAGAAAGCACGCTGGGATCATGTTTCAGTGGCCTCTTGA